A window of Candidatus Omnitrophota bacterium contains these coding sequences:
- a CDS encoding amino acid adenylation domain-containing protein, protein MSNQPGAVSKKNLQNIYPLLPMQEGMLFHALYEPKSWAYFEQTAYRLRGDFEAKRCEAAWKFLSERHEILRSAFVHEGASQPLHLILKERSAEFAYKDLRSLDAKAQQDFLKNYKEEDRNRGFDLRHDVLMRISILQLGDSLYEMIWSHPHILIDGWSGGILQAEFLEIYQALKENRPPHLLEPVSCGEYLDWIESRDREAARAYWRDYLSGYESLASPLGANAAKRKEGYAVEEYDFRLDAETSAALNRLAAQNGATLNTAMQCLWGVLLSRYNGADDVVFGAVASGRPADVNGVERLVGLFINTIPVRIRLHDDLSFMDLMKQIQIASTESAPYDFFPFAEIQAESPLKHGLLDHLLVFENYPIDSKLQEITEDSGLGFKVEGIRTFEQVHYNFGLLVHPGAEIEIKFNYNGNAYSRRQVERMAGHLRAIASGVICGGGIPLKLLGILAETEKRRILYDFNSPTVPISEEKTLIDLWEEQAEKTPDHVAVFFQEIRLTYRELNERANRIAHYLRQHYSIQPDDRIGVFLERSDWAIAALLGAMKAGGAYTPIDPAYPEARIQFILQDCGCRVALADAASTKRIEAILPGLSLNIQTIADGPSENPSKFCASRHLAYVIYTSGSTGTPKGVMVEHRGFVNMILEQIRGFGVTPQDRVLQFASCSFDASLSEIFMALLSGAALILASEETIRDGHALRAYMMRHGATVVTFPPSYLRALEQADFPGLRVMITAGEAAYAEDALHYAKNLRYFNAYGPTEATVCAAYQEIKPGDSFPGAIPIGKPIVNTRIRILDRALQPLPIGAPGEICLAGAGLARGYLNRPEQTDEKFIPSPFQEDGRLYRTGDIGRWLEDGSIEFLGREDDQMKIHGCRIELGEIENRLRAYPGVQQTTVIALAGKDGTQELAAYFSAGNECDSLELRRHLFSVLPFYMVPKYIVRLDELPLTPNRKIDKKSLPSPQSKSGGDNYVPPKTKMEIEIARVWQEALGKDKVGVHDSFFDLGGDSIKAIQVASRLHKAGIRLSLRDLFEWKTIAGLCKKLNHNQRSAVHETAAGIVELTPIQRWFFEEHSTNLHHFNHTVWLWAKDRLPEEALRTALQAIQNHHDALRMRYRFTPSGVIQKMAGDPLPIQFSVMDFRRENDGAQAMIRHAACLQDGFDLKTGPLMKSVLYRLKTNDYLLLTVHHLAVDAVSWRFLLEDLTDSLKQAMNGVAPVLPVKTASYQQWSEALRQYSVRTDLLAQKSYWMEVDSADAVSIPRDFPESENRYGDVKSMRLELSLDDADRLQQTASLNQNADAIAILLTALARALNRWRPGKRFRIALTGHGREEIEKGLDISRTVGWFTSHYPVLLDLPIKKDIEEQLIFIQKMLQSIPDKGIGYGVLKYLTPETLEKEICFFPPPDILFNYMGRVDGLFQNNGVFTLAEEFDAASIAPELERRHLLEMDGMTLHNSLIFHVGYNRKIHRRETIERFLGEFENELKTLAHIEHSFIER, encoded by the coding sequence ATGAGTAATCAACCGGGCGCCGTATCCAAAAAAAATCTGCAAAACATTTATCCCCTGCTGCCCATGCAGGAGGGGATGCTTTTTCACGCTCTCTACGAACCCAAATCCTGGGCTTATTTCGAACAGACCGCCTATCGCCTCCGCGGCGATTTCGAGGCGAAGCGTTGCGAAGCCGCCTGGAAATTCTTGTCGGAGCGGCATGAAATTCTGCGATCGGCCTTCGTTCACGAAGGCGCATCCCAACCTCTCCATCTCATTCTCAAAGAGAGATCCGCCGAATTCGCTTATAAAGACTTACGTTCGCTCGATGCGAAGGCGCAGCAGGATTTTTTAAAAAATTACAAAGAAGAAGATAGAAACCGGGGCTTCGATCTGCGCCACGACGTCCTTATGCGCATATCCATACTTCAACTTGGCGATTCTCTCTACGAAATGATCTGGAGCCATCCGCATATTTTGATCGACGGCTGGTCCGGCGGCATTCTGCAAGCGGAATTTTTGGAAATTTACCAAGCGTTGAAAGAAAACCGGCCTCCCCATCTGCTGGAACCGGTATCCTGTGGCGAATATCTGGATTGGATTGAATCGCGGGATCGGGAAGCGGCGCGCGCCTATTGGCGGGATTATTTATCCGGTTACGAATCTCTCGCCTCTCCATTAGGAGCGAACGCCGCCAAACGGAAGGAAGGCTACGCCGTTGAAGAATACGATTTCCGCCTGGACGCCGAAACCAGCGCCGCCTTGAACCGGTTGGCGGCGCAGAACGGCGCGACGCTGAACACGGCGATGCAATGCCTCTGGGGTGTTTTGCTTAGCCGTTACAACGGGGCGGACGACGTCGTCTTCGGAGCCGTGGCTTCTGGACGTCCAGCGGACGTTAACGGCGTCGAGCGATTGGTGGGATTGTTCATCAATACGATCCCCGTCCGCATCCGATTGCATGACGATCTTTCTTTCATGGATTTGATGAAGCAAATCCAAATCGCTTCGACGGAAAGCGCTCCTTACGATTTCTTTCCCTTCGCCGAAATTCAAGCCGAATCGCCCCTCAAGCATGGACTGCTTGATCATCTATTAGTTTTCGAAAACTATCCGATCGATTCCAAACTGCAGGAAATAACGGAGGACTCCGGGCTGGGCTTCAAAGTGGAAGGCATCCGGACGTTCGAACAAGTTCATTACAATTTCGGCCTTCTGGTTCATCCCGGCGCGGAAATAGAAATCAAATTCAATTACAATGGAAACGCTTATTCGCGCCGTCAGGTTGAGCGCATGGCGGGACATCTTCGCGCTATCGCCAGTGGCGTTATTTGCGGCGGCGGCATTCCTCTGAAACTACTGGGCATTCTCGCGGAGACGGAAAAACGGCGAATTCTTTATGATTTTAACAGCCCCACGGTTCCCATCTCCGAAGAAAAGACGCTGATTGATCTCTGGGAAGAACAGGCAGAAAAAACGCCGGATCATGTTGCAGTATTCTTTCAGGAAATCCGTCTCACTTATCGCGAATTGAACGAACGCGCTAACCGCATCGCCCATTATTTGCGCCAACATTACTCCATTCAACCCGACGACCGCATCGGAGTCTTTCTGGAACGAAGCGATTGGGCGATCGCAGCGCTGTTGGGCGCCATGAAGGCGGGCGGCGCCTATACTCCCATCGATCCCGCCTATCCCGAAGCGCGAATCCAATTCATTCTGCAAGACTGCGGTTGCCGGGTTGCGCTTGCGGACGCCGCCTCAACCAAGAGAATCGAAGCCATTCTTCCCGGATTGTCATTGAATATCCAAACCATCGCCGATGGACCATCCGAGAATCCTTCAAAATTCTGCGCCAGCCGCCATCTCGCTTACGTAATCTATACATCCGGCTCGACGGGAACGCCCAAAGGCGTGATGGTGGAACATCGCGGCTTTGTCAATATGATCCTCGAGCAGATTCGCGGCTTCGGCGTAACGCCTCAAGACCGCGTTCTGCAATTCGCCTCTTGTTCCTTCGACGCTTCCCTTTCCGAAATATTTATGGCCTTGCTATCGGGCGCCGCTTTGATCTTGGCGAGCGAAGAGACCATCCGCGATGGACATGCGCTGCGAGCTTATATGATGCGTCATGGCGCGACCGTGGTTACATTTCCCCCCTCCTATCTTCGCGCTTTGGAGCAGGCGGATTTCCCCGGCTTGCGCGTCATGATTACGGCGGGCGAGGCGGCTTATGCGGAAGACGCGCTCCATTACGCAAAAAACCTGCGTTATTTCAACGCCTACGGTCCGACGGAAGCCACGGTGTGCGCCGCCTACCAGGAAATCAAGCCGGGCGATTCGTTTCCCGGCGCCATTCCCATCGGCAAACCGATAGTCAACACCCGCATCCGTATTCTGGATCGCGCGCTCCAACCGCTTCCCATCGGCGCGCCGGGAGAGATTTGCCTAGCAGGCGCAGGTTTGGCGCGCGGTTATTTGAATCGCCCGGAACAGACGGATGAGAAATTCATCCCCAGCCCTTTCCAGGAAGACGGTCGGCTCTACCGCACCGGCGATATCGGCCGCTGGCTGGAGGACGGAAGCATCGAATTTCTAGGCCGCGAAGACGATCAAATGAAAATTCACGGCTGCCGCATCGAACTTGGGGAAATCGAAAATCGCCTGCGCGCCTATCCCGGCGTGCAACAAACAACGGTTATAGCGTTGGCGGGAAAAGATGGAACCCAGGAATTGGCGGCTTACTTCTCCGCCGGAAACGAATGCGATTCCTTGGAACTGCGCCGCCATTTATTCAGCGTCTTGCCCTTTTACATGGTTCCTAAATATATCGTTCGCTTGGACGAATTGCCTCTGACGCCCAATCGAAAAATCGATAAAAAATCATTGCCTTCGCCGCAATCGAAAAGCGGCGGCGACAATTATGTTCCTCCGAAAACGAAAATGGAAATCGAAATCGCCAGAGTCTGGCAAGAAGCGCTAGGAAAGGATAAAGTAGGCGTTCACGATTCCTTTTTCGATCTAGGCGGCGATTCCATCAAAGCCATTCAGGTTGCCAGCCGTCTGCATAAGGCGGGCATTCGTCTTTCCTTACGGGATTTGTTCGAATGGAAAACCATCGCGGGGCTATGCAAAAAACTGAATCATAACCAACGCTCCGCCGTTCATGAGACCGCGGCGGGCATCGTTGAACTGACTCCCATACAACGTTGGTTCTTCGAGGAACACTCTACCAACCTCCATCATTTCAATCATACTGTTTGGCTGTGGGCGAAAGATCGTCTGCCGGAAGAGGCGCTGCGAACCGCCCTGCAAGCGATCCAAAATCATCACGATGCGTTGCGAATGCGCTACCGTTTCACGCCCTCCGGCGTAATTCAGAAAATGGCCGGCGACCCGCTTCCCATCCAATTTTCAGTCATGGATTTCCGCCGCGAGAACGACGGCGCCCAAGCCATGATCCGCCATGCGGCATGCCTGCAGGATGGATTCGATTTGAAAACCGGCCCCTTGATGAAATCCGTCCTCTATCGATTGAAAACGAATGATTATCTCTTGCTGACAGTTCATCATCTGGCCGTGGACGCCGTTTCCTGGCGTTTTCTCCTCGAAGACCTGACGGATAGCTTGAAACAAGCGATGAACGGAGTTGCTCCGGTTCTACCTGTTAAAACGGCTTCCTATCAACAATGGTCGGAAGCTCTGCGCCAATATAGCGTCCGCACCGATCTACTCGCGCAAAAATCTTACTGGATGGAAGTGGATTCGGCGGATGCGGTCTCGATTCCTCGCGATTTTCCAGAGAGCGAGAATCGTTATGGCGACGTGAAATCGATGCGCCTGGAACTCTCGCTGGATGATGCGGATCGGTTGCAACAAACCGCCAGTCTCAACCAAAACGCGGACGCGATCGCTATATTGTTGACGGCTTTAGCCCGCGCCTTAAACCGTTGGCGCCCAGGAAAACGCTTTAGGATTGCGCTTACGGGCCATGGACGGGAAGAGATTGAAAAAGGTCTCGATATCAGCCGGACAGTGGGTTGGTTTACCAGCCATTATCCCGTCTTGCTGGATTTGCCTATCAAGAAAGATATCGAAGAACAACTTATTTTTATCCAGAAGATGCTGCAATCCATTCCCGATAAGGGGATCGGATATGGCGTTCTGAAATATCTCACGCCGGAAACGTTGGAAAAAGAAATTTGCTTCTTCCCTCCTCCCGATATTTTGTTCAATTATATGGGCCGAGTGGATGGTTTATTTCAAAATAACGGCGTTTTCACTCTCGCCGAAGAATTCGACGCCGCCTCTATCGCCCCGGAATTGGAGCGCCGCCATTTATTGGAAATGGACGGCATGACGCTTCATAACAGCCTTATTTTCCATGTTGGATACAACAGGAAAATTCACCGGCGCGAAACGATCGAACGGTTCCTTGGCGAGTTCGAGAATGAATTGAAAACATTAGCGCACATTGAGCATTCGTTCATTGAACGATGA